Sequence from the Rhodococcus jostii RHA1 genome:
CCACCTCGGGACGCTCACCACGCTCCGCAAGAACGGCACCCCGCACGTCGTCGCCGTCGGCTTCACCTGGGATCAGGAGCACGGACTGGCGCGGGTCATCACCAACGGCTCCTCGCAGAAGGCCCTCAACGCCGAACGCGGAGGATACGGCGCGGTGAGCCAGGTGGACGGACCGCGCTGGATGACCCTCGAGGGCCCGGCCCGGGTCCTGACCGACCCCGAGTCCGTCGCCGACGCCGTCGCCCGCTACGCCGCCAGGTACCGCCAGCCCCGGGTGAACCCGACCCGGGTGGTCGTGGAGATCGCCGTCAGCCGCGTACTCGGCTCGGCTGCGCTGCGTCACCACTGAACCGCAGCTTCCACGGGACCAGCGCGGACTCGATCTGCACGGCGAGGCTCATCTTGGACACGCCGTCGGTGCGCTCCTCGAACCGGATCGGGACCTCGGCGATGGTCATGCCGCGCTGCACCGTGCGGTAGTTCATCTCCACCTGGAACGCGTACCCGTTGCTCTGCACACCCTCGACGTCGATGGCCCGCAGGGTGTCCGCGTGCCACGCCTTGAACCCGGCGGTGGCGTCCTTGACGCGCAGCCGCAGGATCGCGTTGACGTAGAAATTTGCCCACGCCGACAGCGCCTTGCGATGCCAGGGCCAGTCGCTGGCGACCGCGCCGCCCGCCACGTAGCGGGAGCCGAGCACGACGGCGGCGTCCGTCGTCGCCAGCGTCTCCACCATCCGCGGAATGGCCTCGGTGGGGTGCGACAGGTCGGCGTCCATCTGGATCACGATGCCCGCGCCCTCGTCCAGTGCCCGGGTCATCCCCGCGACATAGGCCCGTCCGAGGCCGTCCTTCACGGTCCGGTGCAGGACCCCGACCGGGATCGGACCGCTCTGCGCGAGCGTGTCGGCGACCGCACCGGTGCCGTCCGGCGAGTTGTCGTCGACGACCAGCACATGCAGGTTCGGAATTTCCGACGCCGCGAGAAGCTCGACGATCTTGGGCAGGTTGTCGCGTTCGTTGTAGGTCGGTACGACGACGGTTACCTTCGGGGCGACGCTTTCCATGACACCTTCGCGTGATCTGTGATCCCGACTCTCCGCAGACGTGCAGCGGTGAGTGCGGTCGTGAACAAATGGAAGATGTTACTACCCGCGCCGCACCGCCCCCGCACGCTCCCGGTGCTCAGCCGGGGAGAACCGTCAGCCCGTGCGGCCGGGTGTTGACCGGCTCACAGCCGTCGGCGGTCACGATGACTATGTCCTCGATCCGTGCACCCCACTCCCCGCGGAAGTAGATGCCGGGCTCCACGCTGAACGCCATCCCCTCGGCCAGTTCGATCGCGTTACCCGACACGATGTACGGCTCCTCGTGCACCGACAACCCGATTCCGTGCCCGGTCCGGTGTACGAACACCTCGGCCAGCCCCTGCGCGGCCAGCAGGTCGCGGGCGGCCGCGTCGACCGCCTCCGCGGTGACGCCGGGACGCACCAGGTCGACGGCCGCCGCCTGCGCCTCCTCCAGTACCGCGAACTTGGCAGCCACACCCGGATCGGGCTCACCCATGCTGTACGTGCGGGTGGAGTCGGAGTTGTAGCCGGGTTCGACGGGTCCGCCGATGTCGATGACCACGACGTCACCCGATTCGACGACCCGCTCGGACACCTCGTGGTGCGGGTCGGCGCCGTGCGGCCCCGAGCCGACGATGACGAACGCCGCCTCGGTGTGCCCCTCCGCCAGGATCGCGGCGGTGATGTCGGCCGCCACCTCGGCCTCGGTGCGGCCGACCTTCAGGAACTCCCCCATGCGGGCGTGGACCCGGTCGATGGCCTGACCGGCGCGGCGCAACGCGTCGATCTCCGCGTCGTCCTTGACCATCCGCAGCTCCCGCAGCACCCCGGTGGCCAGGACCGGCAGCGCACCGAGCGCCTCCGACAACGGAATCAGGTGCAGCGCAGGCATGGCATCGGTGACGGCGGTCCGGGCAGGAGACGGCAGCAGTCCCGACACCAACGCGTACGGGTCGACCCCGTCGACCCAGTCGCGGATCGTCAGACCGAGTTCGGTCGCGGCCGACTCGGTGAGCGACGCCAGTTCGAGCCGCGGCACGACCACGGAGGCGGTGTCGCCGTTCGCGGGGATCACCAGGCAGGTGAGCCGTTCGAACGACTCCGCGCGCGAACCCAGCAGATACCGCAGGTCGGGTCCGGGGGTGATGAGGAGGCCGTCGAGTCCGGCGTCGCGGGCCAGTGCGCCTGCGCGAGCGATCCGGTCGGCATAGATGGTGGTCGGGAAGCGTGAAGTCGATGCGCCGAGGGAACTCATGGCTTCAGGCTAAACCGGTTTGGCAGGATGAGGGTCATGACAGGGCCTCTGCTTCTCCTCGACGGTGCCAGCCTGTGGTTTCGCGCGTACTACGCGCTACCCGACTCGATCACCTCCCCCGACGGTCGATCCGTCAACGCGGTGCGCGGGTTCACCGACATGGTGGCCGCACTGATCACCAAGCACCAGCCGTCCCGGCTCGCGGTGTGCCTCGACCTCGACTGGCGGCCCGCGTTCCGCGTCGAGGCGGTGCCCACCTACAAGGCGCACCGGGTCGCCGAAGACACCGGCGGGGCGGAGGAAGAGGTTCCCGACACCCTGTCGCCGCAGGTCCCGATGATCCTGGATGTCCTGGCCGCCACCGGAATCGCGACCGCCGGTGCCGAAGGGCTCGAAGCCGACGACGTGCTCGGCACCCTGGCCGCCATCGAGACCCGCGACACCACCATCGTCGTCACCGGCGACCGCGACCTCCTGCAGGTCGTCACGGACGCCCCGGTCCCGGTGCGGGTGCTGTACGTGGTGCGCGGCCTCGCCAAGGCCGAACTGCTCGGGCCGGACGAGGTGGCAGCCAAGTACGGGGTGCCGGCCGACCGGGCCGGTGAGGCCTACGCCGAACTCGCCCTGCTGCGCGGCGACTCGTCCGACGGGTTACCGGGAGTGAAGGGGATCGGTGAGAAGACCGCGTCGAGCCTGATCATGCAATACGGATCGCTCGCCGCCCTGCGGGCCGCCGCAGTCGATCCCGAATCCGACATGGCGAAGGGTGCGCGCGCGAAATTCGCCGCCGCAGCGGACTATCTCGACGCGGCACTGCCGGTGGTGCGGGTGGTGCGGGACGCGGAGGTCGAACTGTCCCGCGAAGACACGCTGCCTGCCGAACCGGTCGACGCGGACCGGCTCGGCAGGCTGGCGGAGGAACTCGGAATCGAGAATTCCGTCGGCCGCCTCACGGCGGCGATGAAAAAGGTGGCCGCCGCACGGGTTCCGTGAGGGCCGTCTAGCTGGGGCGGCTCACTTCGTACGTGCCCTTGTCGTCGGTGAAGGTGAGAGTGACCTGCTTCTTCTCACCGTCCACGGTGAGACTGCACGTGAAGCTGTTGCCCTTCTTCACTTCCTGATCCGCGGGGCACGTGACACCGGACACGTTCTCGGCGCCGTAGGAATCGGTGACGATGCGCTCGACACCGTCCTCGGCCGCCTTCTGATCGAGTGTGTCCGTGCCGAACACCGTGAACGCGAGCACCAGGGCGATACCCACGATCACCAGCAGAGCCACCACACCGCCGATGATCAACGGCAGCTTCGACTTCCCCGACGAGGGCGGCTGCCCCCACTGCTGCTGGCCGGGGGTCGGGCCCCACTGCTGCGGCTGACCCGGTTGCTGACCCCACTGCGGCTGCCCGGGCTGCTGACCCCACTGTCCCGGACCGGGTTGCCCGAGCTGACCGGGTTGCGGCTGCTGACCCCATTGCGGTTGTCCGGGCTGCTGGGGGTGCTGACCCCACTGCGGCTGCCCGGGCTGCTGAGGCTGACCCGGTGTCGGCTGTCCCCACGGCTGAGCGGGCGGCTGCTGACCGTACTGCGGCGCCCCGTACTGGCCGCCGGTCTGGTCAGGGTTACCCTGGCCCGGTTGCTGTCCCTGGGCCCATTGCCCGTTCGGGTCGTTCGGTCCGTAAGGGCCGCTCATCGTCGCCTCCCGCTCACGTGTCAAGTTTTGTACCTACCGTAACGCCCCGCCATCGGATTCGGGCCTTCGGACGGCGTGCGAATCCAACCACACGGGGTCGGGTCACGCAGCATCCACGGCGACGACACCGCGGCGGATCGCCGCGACCGCACGACCTGCGGCCTTACCGACCTGCGGATCGGGGGACGTCGACCGGACCTGTTCGAGCAGGTCGATCACCTGCCTGCACCACCGCACGAAGTCGCCCGCCGACAGCGCACGCCCCTGATCTCCGGCCGCGATCAGCGCCTCGACGAGCGAATTGTCGCTCGCCCAGTGGAAGATCGCGGCAGCGAAGCCGAGGTCCGGCTCACGGGTGGGCGGCAATTTGTGCCGGATCTCGTCCGCCCGCAGCTCCCGCCACACCCGCACGGTCTCGTCGAGGGCGTGCCGCAGTGCTCCCGGACCGCCGGCTTCGACGGTGTCCCCTTCACGGCGCGATTCGAAGATCACGGCGGACACGACGGCGGCGAGTTCCGCGGGCCCGAGACCCTTCCACACACCCTGCCGGAGGCACTCGGCCACCAAGAGGTCGCTCTCGCAATAGATTCGACTCAGCCGTGTGCCGTGTTCGGTGGCGTCGGGGTGTTCGCCCGGCGAGATGTAGTCGCGTTCGGCGAGCAGCGACAGGATGCGATCGAACGTGCGCGCCAACGAGTTCGTCGTGGCAGCCACCTTCTGTCGCATCGTCTCCGTCTCGCGGGCCAGCCGGTTGTAGCGCTCACCGATCCGGCTCAGCTGTTCGCGGTCCGGCCAACTGTGGCACGGGTGCTGCCGGATGGCGCGCCGCAGCCGTGCGATCTCGGCGTCGTCGGTGGCAGCACCCGACTTCGTCCGCTTCCGGCGTCCGGGCGCGACGATTCCGGTGCTGCGCAACGCCGATGCCAGATCGCGTCGCACCCGGGCGGTGTGGTGATCGAAGCGCCGCGGCAACCGCATCGATCCCAAAGACCGTGCGGGCTCCGGGAAGTCGCCGGCCGACACCCGGCCCGCCCACTTCGCCTCGGTGAGGATCAGCGGTTTCGGATCCGTGGGGTCCCGGTCCGGTTCCAGCACCACGGCCAGACCCGAGTGCCGTCCCACCGGGATCGCGATCACGTCGCCGCGCCGCAGTGCGACAAGCGAGGCGACGGCGGCGTCCCGGCGTTCGGTTCGACCTGCCCGTTCGAGTGACCGTTCCCGGCTGCTCAGCTCCTCCCGCAGGCGCGCGTACTCGAAGTACTCGCCGTCCTCGCCGCCCAGCCGTTCGCGGAGCGTGGTGAGCGCGGCCTCGTTGCGTTCGATGCCGCGCGTCAGGCCGACCACCGACCGGTCGGCCTGGAACTGGGCGAACGACCGCTCGAGCAGGGCCCGTGATTCCGCCGCTCCCATGCGATCGACCAGGTTGATGGTCATGTTGTAGCCGGGACGGAACGAGCTGCGGAGCGGGAACGTGCGCGTGGAGGCGAGCCCGGCGACGTCCACGGGTTCCACCCCGGGCTGCCACAGGACCACCGCGTGACCCTCGATGTCGATGCCGCGACGTCCGGCCCGCCCGGTGAGCTGCGTGTACTCCCCCGGGGTGAGTTCGGCGTGGGCCTCGCCGTTGTACTTGACGAGGCGTTCGAGGACGACCGTGCGGGCGGGCATGTTGATGCCCAGCGCCAGCGTCTCGGTGGCGAACACGGCCCGGACCAGTCCTTTGACGAACAGCTCCTCGACCGTCTGCCGGAACGCGGGCAGCATCCCCGCGTGGTGCGCGGCGAGGCCCCGCTCGAGCGCCTTACGCCATTCCCAGTACCCGAGGACCTCCAGATCGGCCTTCGGCAGTTCGGCGGTGTGGGCGTCGATGATGGTCCGGATCTCGGCGACCTGCTCCGGCGTCGTCAGATCGAGGCGGGACCGCAGGCACTGTGCCAGCGCGGCGTCGCACCCGGCGCGACTGAAGATGAACGTGATCGCCGGGAGGAGTCCCTCGTCGTCGAGGCGGGAGATCACTTCCGGTCGGGGCAGCGGCCGGAAGTCGCTGGAGAACCCGCGGCCGCCGCCGCGGCGTCCCCTGCCCCGCGACTCCCACGAGTCGGCCCGCTCGAGGGCCTGCCGCTGTTTGACGTGACGGACCAGATCCTGGTCGACCACCAGATCCTGGAGGGCGTCCCCGCTCCGCGCCCTGGTGTCGAAGAGGTCGAACAGCCGCTTGCCGACCATGATGTGCTGCCACAGCGGGATCGGGCGGTTCTCGTCGACCACCACGGTGGTGTCGCCGCGCACCGTTTCCATCCACGCGCCGAACTCCTCGGCGTTGCTGACGGTCGCCGACAGGCTGACGAGGCGGACGTCCTCGGACAGGTGCAGGATCACCTCTTCCCACACGGCGCCACGGAACCGGTCCGCCAGGAAGTGCACCTCGTCCATGACGACGTGGGACAACCCGCGCAGCGCCGGGGAGTCGGCGTACAGCATGTTCCGCAGCACCTCGGTTGTCATGACGACCACCGGGGCGTCCGAGTTGATGCTCGAATCGCCGGTCAGCAGCCCGACGGTGTCCTTGCCGTACCGCCGCACCAGCTCCGCGTACTTCTGATTGCTCAGCGCCTTGATCGGTGTGGTGTAGAAGCACTTGCGACCGGACGTGAGCGCCAGGTGCACGGCGAATTCGCCGACCACGGTCTTTCCCGCGCCGGTCGGGGCGCAGACGAGGACGCCGTGGCCGCCCTCGAGCGCGCGGCAGGCGTTGATCTGGAAGGGGTCGAGCACGAAGCCGAGCTGCGCCGAGAACACGTCGAGTTCGGTGCCGCCGGTCGTGTCACCTGTTGTCACTGCCACCCCGTCAGATTGTCACAGGGTGTCGGAGAAGTCCTGACCCGGTGTGTTGCTGCCGGTCGTGCTCGCGTCGTCGTTCTTGTTGGCACCCGCGGGCTTGCCGGACTTGCGTGACCGCCGGAACCGGCCCGCCGGCTCGGGGACCGGTGTGGCGGCGACGTCGAACGCCTCGTTCAGGTCCGACGGTGCGGCGATGGTCGACGCCTCGTCGTCGTCGAGGGCACCCCACTCCTGTTCCGTGCGACGGGCCTTGCGGCGGTCGTTGATGCGGGCGATCTGCACGGCGACCTCGAACAGCAGGGTCAACGCGAACGCGAGCGCGAGCATCGAGAATGGGTCCTGCCCGGGGGTCGCGATCGCGGCGAACACGAACAGAGCGAAGATCAGGCCGCGGCGCCACGCCTTGAGCTTCGCGTACGGCAGAATGCCGACGAAGTTCAGCGCGACGATGAGCAGCGGTATCTCGAAGCTCACACCGAAGATGATCAGCAGGTTGATGATGAACCCGAAATATTCCGCGCCGCCGAGTGCGGTGATCTGAACGTTGTCGCCGATCGTCAGCAGGAAATGCAGCGCCTTCGCGACGACCACGTAGGCGAGGACGGCGCCTGCGATGAACAGCGCGGCACCGGACACCACGAAGCCGATCGCGTAACGGCGCTCCTTCGCGTAGAGACCGGGCGTGATGAACGCCCACAGCTGGTACAGCCAGATGGGGCAGGCCAGGACGACGCCCGCGGTCAGCGCGACCTTGAATCGGAGCATGAACTGCTCGAACGGTCCGGTCGCGAGGAGGCGGCACGACCCGTCGTTGCTCAGGTCGGCGCGACTCGACGCGGGCAGCGAACAGTACGGCCCGCGGAGAAGCTCACCGAGACTCTCGATCCCGAGAATCTGGTGGGAGTACCAGAAGAAGCCCACCGCGGTGGTGACCACGATGGCCAGCACCGACAGGAGCAACCGCGTGCGCAGCTCGTAGAGGTGATCGACCAACGACATGGTGCCGTCGGGATTGGTCCTCCGCTTGCTGTGGCGCGGATCGAACGGAATTCGCACTGTTGTTCGCCCTAGTCTTGGTCAGCAGGCAACCGGGGTGAAGAATCACCCCGGTTGTCAGGCGGCTCGGGCTACGCCGACTTGGGCTCGGTGTGCTGCGGCTGCACCGGCGCCGGAGGGGTGACCGGTGCGGTGGTGGTGTCCGCCACGGGCAGCTCGGCGGGCGCGCTCTGCTGCGCGGTGGGCGCCGGCGTGCTGTTGTCGTTCTGCATCTCCTTGACCTCGCTCTTGAAGATGCGGAGCGAACGGCCGAGTCCGCGAGCCGCGTCGGGCAGCTTCTTGGAACCGAACAGGATGATGACGACCAGCGCGACAATGGCCCAGTGCCAGGGGCTCATGGCTCCCATGATGAAACCTCCAAAAGATCAGGTGACCCCGATGCTACCGGACATACTCGGCACCGGTCCGGTCGAAACCGGCTAGTTGCGCTGCCGTTTACCTGTCGGTTTCCCGGGTGCCCGCTGTGAGCGCAGATCGGCGAGCAGGGCGTCCCCGGACCAGTGCCGGTTCCCGCCCGCCTCGGCCTCGCGGATCAGTTCGACCAGCCTCGCGTTCACCGGTGCGGCCGTGCCCGACGACGCGGCCAGGCGCACGATCTCCCCGCTGATCCAGTCCACTTCGGTGCGCCGGCCCGCTTCGAGGTCGTCCCACATCGAGGACCGCGCGTGCGGGTCGATGGCCAGCATCCGGCTGCCCGCCACCCGGAACACCCCGTCCGGGACGGTCAGCAACCGGGGAATCCACTGCGGCGGCAGCGGTGTGAGTTTGGCGACAGCGATGCCGCGGGCGGTCAGGAGAGTCAGTGCTTCCCGCTGCGCCAGCGCGACCGCGCGCCGGAACGACCGCTGCGACAACTCCTCGCGGAGCGGCAGGCTGGACAGGGCGTTGACCGCGTTGTTCAGGTTGAACAGCAGCTTCGCCCACTGCACCGAGCGGAAGTCGTCACGTGTGTGGAGCGGCAGCCCGGCGTCGTCGAAGACCGGTGCGAATGCGCGCACCGCCGGATGCTGCTCGATCTCGAGGTCGCCCTCGGAGCCCTGGTGGAAATGCCCGTCGCCGCGGTGCACCACATTGAACGGCACCATCGCCGCGAGAACGACCTGCTCCGGCAGGGCCGCGCGGAGGGTGTCCGCATTGCTCAGCCCGTTCTGCGCACTGACTACGACCGTGTCGGAACCGATCGCCGACGCCAGCGCGGCACCCGCCTCCGGTGTCCCCGCCGACTTCACCGACACGACGACGAGATCGGCGGTGGCCGCCGACTCCGGGCCGGTGGCGAAGGCGATGCCGGGGGCACCGACCCGGACGTCCGCTCCGTGCAAGTCCGTCAGCCGTAACCCGTGTTCGCGGATCTCCGCCCCGACGCGCTCCCGCCCGATCAGGGTCACCTCGGCACCGGCCGCGGCGAGCCGGCCCCCGACATAGCAGCCGATGCTGCCCGCGCCGAAGACGCTGATCCGCAGCGGACGCCCGTCGCCGCTCATGCCTCGACGGCGTCGTAGGCGGACAGCGCCTCCACGGCGCGGCGGCGCACCTCGTCGACCAGTTCGGCCGGTTCGAGCACTCTGATTCCGGAGCCGAACCCGAGCACGAGCCGGGCCATCCACTCGAGCGCCCCGTAACTCATGCTCGCCTCGACCGAGCCGTCGGCGTCGACCGTCCGGACATCCATCGGGTAGTAGTCGAGCACCCACACGCAGTCGGCGCCGATGTGCAACCGGGCCTGGGGAAGGGACGCGTCGCCGCTGAACAATTCCAGGTTGGAATCCCGGACGAGAGCCTGCGCCGGCGGTGTGGATGCCTCGTCCAGCTCGGTGGCGGCGTCGATCCGGTCGAGCCGGAACAGCCGGACCCCCTCGGCCTGCCGGCACCACGCCTGCAGATAACTCTGATTGTCGACCAGCACGACCCGCACCGGATCCACGGTGCGCTCGGTGACGCGGTCCCGGGACGCCGAGTAGTACGTCAGGTGGAGTGCGTGCCGATGATGGAGCGCGGACCGCACCGTGGCGGCGATGGGATCTTCCGCCACGTCCTCCACCGCCTCCCGCTCCGACGCCGGCGTCACCGCCGCGCGGGCCGCCGCGGTGCCCGCGGCGTCCTCGATCTTCGCGATCGCGCTGTGCGCCGCGGACGGATCGACCATGCCCGGCATCTCCACCAGCGAACGCAGGGCAATCAGCAGGGCCGTCGCTTCCGTGGACGTCAACCGCAGCGGTCGGTCGATGCCCGCCGAGAACGTCACCTCGATGCTCTCCTCGGAGAACGAGAGGTCGATGAGGTCGCCGGGACCGTAGCCGGGCAGGCCGCACACCCACAACTGGTTGAGGTCGGACATCAGCTGCGTGGTGGTGACGCCCAGTTCGGCGGCGGCCTCGGCCGCGCTCATCCCGGGATTCGCGATGAAGTACGGCACCAGGTTGAGGAGCCGGGACAGTCTCGACGACAGCCTGTTACTCACGACGTCCCCCTTCCCCTGCGGCGTCCTTCAGCTTGGTCAGCACATCGTGGCGTAGTTCGGGCGGATCGAGAACCAGGGCGTCCGCCCCGTGGCCCGCGACCAGCCGGGCGATCCAGTCCCGGGAGCGGACCGGGATCCCGAGCAGGGTGCCGGCGCGCTCGTTCACCCGCTTCGCCTCCGCCGTGGTCGCCAGTCGGCGCAGTTCCTGGGCCCGGCCCTCGGCCACCCATACGGTGGCGGTCCCGGTGACCTCCCCCGAACCGGTGACCCGGTCGACGATCTCCCGGAGGTCCACGCCCGCCGGTTTGTGGACGACCCCGGACGGTCCGAACTCCGTCACGTCGTCGCCGATCCGCGACAGCCGGAACGTCCGGACGGCCCCCCGGTCGACGTCGTGACCGACGAGGTACCACCGGCCGTGCGCTGTGACGACGCCCCAGGGTTCGACGGTGCGCTCGGTGTACGGCTCGTTGAGGGCGCCGCGGTGCGGGAAATGCACGGCGCGGCCGGCGTCGACCGCCGCCAGCAGCTTGCCGAGCGCCGGTTCGGAGCCGCGGGTGCGGGCGGGCACCGCCGTGATCGGGGTGGCCGCCGAATCCGGATCCACCTGCACACCCGCCGCGCGCAGCTTGAGCAGCGCCCCCTGGGCCGCGGACGTCAACTCCGGCGACTCCCACAGCTGGACCGCCACCGCGACCGCCGCGGACTCCTCCTGGCTGAGGTCGATGTCGGGGAGCTCGTACGCATTGCGGTTGATGCGGTAGCCCTCGACCGTCGAGAAGCGCGACGCCTGTCCGGTCTCGAGCGGAACACCGAGATCCCGGAGCTCGTTCTTGTCGCGTTCGAACATGCGGCTGAACGCCTCGTCGCTGGCGGAGTCGGCGTACCCGGCAACGCTCTCGCGAATCTTCTCGGCGGTGAGGAACTGCCTGGTGGACAACAAACAGATCACCAGGTTCATCAACCGCTCGATCTTGGAAGTCGGCACGCCCGGAAGCCTAGTGGGTGAGCCCGTTACGGACCCCCACAGCGCCGCTACATCGAGGCAATCAGGCGCTCCACCCGCTCGTCGACCGACCGGAACGGGTCCTTGCACAGCACCGTCCGCTGGGCCTGGTCGTTGAGCTTGAGGTGCACCCAGTCGACCGTGAAGTCGCGTCCGGCCTCCTGCGCCGCGGTGATGAACTCGCCGCGCAGCTTCGCCCGGGTGGTCTGCGGCGGAGTGTCCACCGCCGCCTCGATCGTCTCGTCCTCGGTGATCCGCTTCACCAGCCCCTTACGCTGCAGCACGTCGAACACGCCGCGACCGCGTTTGATGTCGTGGTACGCCAGATCCAGCTGCGCGATCTTCGGGTCGGCCAGCTCGAAGCCGTGCCGGTCCTGGTAGCGCTGGAACAGCTTGCGCTTGATCACCCAGTCGATCTCCGTGTCGACCTTCGCGAAGTCCTGCGTCTCGACGGCGTCGAGCATGCGACCCCAGAGGTCGACCACCTGAGTGACCTGCGGATCGGGATCCCGGTTCTGCAGGTGTTCCACCGCGCGCGCGTGGTACTCCCGCTGAATGTCGAGGGCGCTGGCCTGCCTGCCGCCGGCGAGCCGCACCGGGCGGCGTCCGGTGACGTCGTGACTGACCTCGCGGATGGCGCGGATCGGGTTGTCGAGCGCGAAGTCGCGGAACGACACCCCGGCCTCGATCATCTCGAGCACGAGCGCCGCCGTGCCCACCTTCAGCATGGTGGTGGACTCGGACATGTTCGAGTCGCCGACGATCACGTGCAGGCGGCGGTACTTCTCCGCGTCGGCGTGCGGCTCGTCACGGGTGTTGATGATGGGCCGCGACCGCGTGGTCGCCGAGGACACGCCCTCCCAGATGTGCTCGGCGCGCTGCGACAGGCAGAACGTGGCCGCCTTCGGCGTCTGCAGGACCTTGCCTGCGCCGCAGATCAGCTGCCGCGTCACCAGGAACGGGAGCAGCACGTCCGAGATCCGGGAGAATTCGCCGGCCCGGGCCACGAGGAAGTTCTCGTGACAGCCGTACGAATTGCCTGCCGAGTCCGTGTTGTTCTTGAACAGGTAGATGTCGCCGCCGATGCCTTCCTCGGCGAGCCGCTGTTCGGCGTCGATCAACAGCTCCTCGAGAACGCGCTCCCCCGCCCGGTCGTGGTTGACCAACTGGATGAGGTTGTCGCACTCGGCTGTGGCGTATTCGGGGTGCGAGCCGACGTCCAGATACAGGCGGGCACCGTTCCGGAGAAACACGTTGGAGCTCCGGCCCCACGACACCACCCGCCGGAACAGGTAGCGCGCAACCTCGTCCGGGCTCAGTCGCCTGTGACCATGGAAGGTGCAGGTCACACCGAACTCTGTCTCAATTCCCATGATTCGTCGCTGCACACCTCGACAGTACAACGCCGATCACCCGGCGGAGCGGTAAAACCGTCCGGCGACACCTCGCGCATACGCTGAGATGGTGAACCGACACTTACGCCGAATCCACCGGGCCGACGAGATCGTCTTCGACCGCAGCGCCGATCTGAGTCCCTCCGGGCTCGACCGGGCCATGCGCTTCCTCAGCCGCGCGGCCGACAAGGGGCTCCTGTGGTGGTTCGTGGCGGCGGTACTGGGACTGGTCGGCGGGCACGCCCGCCGCGGTGCTGTGCGCGGACTGCTGTCCCTCATGATGGCGAGCGGTCTGGCCAACGGCATCCTCAAACCGCTGTTCCCCCGGCGGCGCCCGCCCGCCCGCGTCTGGACGAACGTGCTGCGCGGGGTGCCGATCCCCCGGTCCTCGTCGTTCCCGTCGGGTCATGCGGCGTCGGCGGCGGCGTTCACCACGGGCGTGGCCCTGGAATCGCCTGCGGCCGGTGCCGTCGTGGCCCCGCTCGCCGCCGCGGTCGCGTACTCCCGCGTGCACAACGGCGTCCACTGGCCGACCGACGTTGCCGCCG
This genomic interval carries:
- a CDS encoding M24 family metallopeptidase, whose product is MSSLGASTSRFPTTIYADRIARAGALARDAGLDGLLITPGPDLRYLLGSRAESFERLTCLVIPANGDTASVVVPRLELASLTESAATELGLTIRDWVDGVDPYALVSGLLPSPARTAVTDAMPALHLIPLSEALGALPVLATGVLRELRMVKDDAEIDALRRAGQAIDRVHARMGEFLKVGRTEAEVAADITAAILAEGHTEAAFVIVGSGPHGADPHHEVSERVVESGDVVVIDIGGPVEPGYNSDSTRTYSMGEPDPGVAAKFAVLEEAQAAAVDLVRPGVTAEAVDAAARDLLAAQGLAEVFVHRTGHGIGLSVHEEPYIVSGNAIELAEGMAFSVEPGIYFRGEWGARIEDIVIVTADGCEPVNTRPHGLTVLPG
- a CDS encoding DEAD/DEAH box helicase, with amino-acid sequence MTTGDTTGGTELDVFSAQLGFVLDPFQINACRALEGGHGVLVCAPTGAGKTVVGEFAVHLALTSGRKCFYTTPIKALSNQKYAELVRRYGKDTVGLLTGDSSINSDAPVVVMTTEVLRNMLYADSPALRGLSHVVMDEVHFLADRFRGAVWEEVILHLSEDVRLVSLSATVSNAEEFGAWMETVRGDTTVVVDENRPIPLWQHIMVGKRLFDLFDTRARSGDALQDLVVDQDLVRHVKQRQALERADSWESRGRGRRGGGRGFSSDFRPLPRPEVISRLDDEGLLPAITFIFSRAGCDAALAQCLRSRLDLTTPEQVAEIRTIIDAHTAELPKADLEVLGYWEWRKALERGLAAHHAGMLPAFRQTVEELFVKGLVRAVFATETLALGINMPARTVVLERLVKYNGEAHAELTPGEYTQLTGRAGRRGIDIEGHAVVLWQPGVEPVDVAGLASTRTFPLRSSFRPGYNMTINLVDRMGAAESRALLERSFAQFQADRSVVGLTRGIERNEAALTTLRERLGGEDGEYFEYARLREELSSRERSLERAGRTERRDAAVASLVALRRGDVIAIPVGRHSGLAVVLEPDRDPTDPKPLILTEAKWAGRVSAGDFPEPARSLGSMRLPRRFDHHTARVRRDLASALRSTGIVAPGRRKRTKSGAATDDAEIARLRRAIRQHPCHSWPDREQLSRIGERYNRLARETETMRQKVAATTNSLARTFDRILSLLAERDYISPGEHPDATEHGTRLSRIYCESDLLVAECLRQGVWKGLGPAELAAVVSAVIFESRREGDTVEAGGPGALRHALDETVRVWRELRADEIRHKLPPTREPDLGFAAAIFHWASDNSLVEALIAAGDQGRALSAGDFVRWCRQVIDLLEQVRSTSPDPQVGKAAGRAVAAIRRGVVAVDAA
- a CDS encoding DUF4333 domain-containing protein; translated protein: MSGPYGPNDPNGQWAQGQQPGQGNPDQTGGQYGAPQYGQQPPAQPWGQPTPGQPQQPGQPQWGQHPQQPGQPQWGQQPQPGQLGQPGPGQWGQQPGQPQWGQQPGQPQQWGPTPGQQQWGQPPSSGKSKLPLIIGGVVALLVIVGIALVLAFTVFGTDTLDQKAAEDGVERIVTDSYGAENVSGVTCPADQEVKKGNSFTCSLTVDGEKKQVTLTFTDDKGTYEVSRPS
- a CDS encoding 5'-3' exonuclease — encoded protein: MTGPLLLLDGASLWFRAYYALPDSITSPDGRSVNAVRGFTDMVAALITKHQPSRLAVCLDLDWRPAFRVEAVPTYKAHRVAEDTGGAEEEVPDTLSPQVPMILDVLAATGIATAGAEGLEADDVLGTLAAIETRDTTIVVTGDRDLLQVVTDAPVPVRVLYVVRGLAKAELLGPDEVAAKYGVPADRAGEAYAELALLRGDSSDGLPGVKGIGEKTASSLIMQYGSLAALRAAAVDPESDMAKGARAKFAAAADYLDAALPVVRVVRDAEVELSREDTLPAEPVDADRLGRLAEELGIENSVGRLTAAMKKVAAARVP
- a CDS encoding TIGR03618 family F420-dependent PPOX class oxidoreductase, with protein sequence MDRTPSTPIRLTDAALAFLGEYHLGTLTTLRKNGTPHVVAVGFTWDQEHGLARVITNGSSQKALNAERGGYGAVSQVDGPRWMTLEGPARVLTDPESVADAVARYAARYRQPRVNPTRVVVEIAVSRVLGSAALRHH
- a CDS encoding polyprenol monophosphomannose synthase, whose product is MESVAPKVTVVVPTYNERDNLPKIVELLAASEIPNLHVLVVDDNSPDGTGAVADTLAQSGPIPVGVLHRTVKDGLGRAYVAGMTRALDEGAGIVIQMDADLSHPTEAIPRMVETLATTDAAVVLGSRYVAGGAVASDWPWHRKALSAWANFYVNAILRLRVKDATAGFKAWHADTLRAIDVEGVQSNGYAFQVEMNYRTVQRGMTIAEVPIRFEERTDGVSKMSLAVQIESALVPWKLRFSGDAAQPSRVRG